The Manihot esculenta cultivar AM560-2 chromosome 17, M.esculenta_v8, whole genome shotgun sequence genome contains the following window.
atgaaaattaaatatgaaattgcatgaatattgaattcccaaaatttaaacaatatttgatcaagtctcacaatccattaaccaactaaaacttcaaccaatattcaattaGATGaaagaaattagccactcattggctaaattaaaaatataaaataaataaaagagaaaataaataaaaaccgaAGGAATTCTTGCGCCGAGGCTGGAGGAAACTGCCGAATTGGAGAAAATTCTCTCTGTCCCAATTGTTCGCTGAAGAGCTCTTTAAATAGGTGCAGAGGAGCGATGCTAAATTGGAAATTTTGGTCTACGTGTGAGAGCGTTGAAGCCGTTGGTGGGTCCTCGTGCGTGATTTGTCCACATGAAGTGCTGGTGAGCATGGATGATGAAGGTGGGTCCATTTGGTCCATGTGAAGTGCTGCCCGTTGAGCTTGTGCATGAGTGTTGGTCCATTTGCGCACTTGGCCCAAGGTGAAGGAGTGTGCGGGAGCTGGGGCGTGAGTGTTGAGCGCCTGGTGGGGGCCACGGCGTGAAGGTTGAGGATTTGTGCTTGGTCCATTCGCGTGAATTGATGGATTGGTGTGGGCCATGTGCAAGTGAAAGGTGCTGGAGTTGATGACGCGGGCCCAATGGCGTGAAGCGTGGGTGTGCACGGGCCATGAATTCCCGTGTGCGTGAACGGTCCATACGGAGGATGCGCCGGCCCATGTGCAAGAATGGACTTGATCCACGTGAGAGAATGAGCTTGAATATTTAATTTCCAAAATATTTTGACTTGAATCCGGCTTGGCAGACTTGCTCTCTTTTACTCCAAATAagacagttttagggggattttctccaaattgtccttttacactattttctgcaaaataatattaaaagcaataaattaaacagaaatcatgtaaatattcattaataatattaatataaaatggactaaattatgctctatcaaatagcCCCATACTTAGCCTtttacttgtcctcaagcaaataaacatagtcaaacaagctttctcactctagatccttatttccacttaaactcttactctaaacacctattttgaagcattgcagtgaataatatatgcatgaagattacttacctcctttccttgtttccctttgcttaccatggctaggatttgttttcctcgagagagacatgcacattaatttgtttaagactttttctagcttttggattgacttgcccttaccttgaagtactttattcaggcttttgcactttagatcttgcttggaaaggtcaccaacctatttttgatttgaaggtttatatttttcagttggtcacctatccaagtggctacttgccttattcatagtcttttgaccattggaacaattttcaatttgttcttttgaggtctttgcctttgctgaatttgctttctctcaatgatttgggcaaatcaacaccaatcgcTAAATCATGTCatgtcacattaagttcattcacacaattttaatttattctcaatcaattgagggtcatcaatatatttttcaccatggcaaactcaaagattcaattcaaaaagcaattctcaagtatgaatataactcactgcaattgattcaacataagtttaaagagtcataacatcaatggggtcatggaaagaaaagctcatccaacatagttcatcaattTTGAGTAGagtaaaacaaaaagaagaagatggttgagtttgtgtgtgtattattgaaaacaaaaataaactgaaagaaaactgAAAGGATAAATcgtataactgaaattttttttttaaatttttattttattttattttttttttttgaaaaatctgaaaggagaaattgcaaaagagagaagaagaaatttttttttttaattttttttatttttttatttttttttttatttttttatttttttttttgaaaattctgaaaggagaaattgcaaaagagagaagaagaagatagaaagaaagaagaagagaaggagaggaagatatatgcacccccacacttaaatcatgcattgtcctcaatgtaaaagaagagagaaaaagagaagagaagagaagagaacaaatgaaactgagtactcccctagggtgtggtgtgcatggcatgattaCTACTTAGACCGAGAGAGTGGAATTTCTTTCACTACTTGTACTGCGAATCCTTCATAATATGGTTTCAATCGATGCCCATTtactttgaagatttttccagtttctatgcttttgatgtctacagctccatgggggTAGGCATGTTCCataatgaatggtccaatccacctagatcgtagctttcttgaaaacaatttcaaacgagagtcaaagagtaaaactttatcaccaacctcaaattgttttcttgaaagatgactgtcatgggaggctttggtttttgctttgtagttccaaaagttctcatatgcatctcgtcttatctcttctagctcttgtagttgtaacttgcgatggtgttcagcttctttgaggtccatgttgcaattctttatagcccaatatgccttgtaTTCAAGTTCAACTGaaaggtgacaagcttttcgATAGACCAATcaataaggagacatacctatgcgggttttgtaggctgttctgtaggcccataaagcatcCTCCAATCTTGagctccaatcctttcggttagGAGAAAccgtcttttcaaggatggctttgatttctctattggatacttcagcttgcccatttgtctgagggtggtaggctgtggatgttctatggatcacattgtgcttTTTGAGAAGACTtcctactaccttgttgcaaaagtgggtccccctatcactgatgattgcttttggtgctccatgtctggcaaaaatgttggtcttcacaaagtctataACTGCTTTagcatcatcagtctttgttgctctagcttccacccatttggacacataatccactgcaaggatgatgtaagtgtatccaaaggatggtgggaatgggcccatgaagtcAATACCCCATACATCAAACAcgtcacagaccatgatggggttttgtGGCATTTGACTCCTTTTGTTCAAATTTCCAGTTTGTTGACATCTGGCACAAGATCTGCAAAACAGAAAGGCATCTCGAAACATAatgggccaaaataggccactttcaagtatcttatgcGCAGTTTTTtattggaccaaagtgtccaccacagctatatgaatgacaaaaagtaagcatagaagctatttcttgatctgggatacatctccttatcatctgatcagcacaatgtttccacaaatatggctcatcccaaacatagtatttggcatctttctttatcttgtctTTAGTGTGCCTTGGCATGTCAGAGGGTAggttacctgtggccaagtagttcaccatgtctgcgtaccatggttcatcagtttgagcaaggaagatttgttcaaggagaTCATCCTTACATTCTTCAGATTCAGGAGGGTGTTGCAAAGGAGGActagaagagcttgcttgtgtTGGAGTCTTGTCAGAAAGGGTTTCAGATTGCTTACCTTGCGCAGGACTGGCCTTAGGGGGCTCCTTGTGTGCAAAActggattgcagaagaggattGGTGGGTGAGCTTTGCGTTGGGAGCTGAAGAGTTGCGCATGAAGGTGTTTCAGATGGCGCAAGGCTCTTCTGCGCATCTTTCTGGAGGGAGTCTCCCTCATTCTATGCTTGACTGTAAACTATCTATTGGATGCTACAGACAATTTCTTTTAGTTCTGGCTCTGTCTGGCTATCAATCTGTACCTGACcagtatctctgcagaaatcacggttaagaatatcatcttgattttcattaaaaatttcctggctcaagcagtcaacaatattaagatcataaacaggggacatatcatatggatatttcatagcatcatagacattaaatttaatcacttccccttcaaattccatagtgagagtaccatcatgcacatcaatcttagttctagcagtactcaagaaaggacgtccaagaagaatgtcagaactagcattgcaactatcttccttagtatcaatcacataaaaatcagcaggaaagacaagttcatttacttgaactaacacatcttctagaacacctatgggatataccacagatctatcagctaattgaatcacaactcttgtttctttgagtgcacatgcattgagagatttatagatggagagaggcataacattgatGGATGCACCAatatcacacatggctttcttaattccaacattcccaattttgcaagagatagcaaacatacctttgtccttgcatttagtagggagttctcttttgattactgcagtaactacctcacctacacttactttttctctttcagcaagctttcttctattagtgcaaagctcttttagaaattttgcgtacctgaaAATTTGCTTAACAgcgtctagcagtggtatgttgatttccacttttctgaaagtctcaaggatctccttttcttctttttatttttgtgttctttcaaatctcttcggAAAAGGAAGTGGAATGTGGAAGCTTACCTTTGGATTAGTCTTTTGTACAGGGGGAGCTGCAGATGGCgttggagaggcttcaggtgacTTTGGCTCTTGTGCAAGTGTTTCAGAGGGCACAAGGATGGTTTCAGATTGTGTTGGTCTTCGCTTTTCTTCCTCACATCtagcatcttgaagttctttcccacttctcaaagtaatggcactgacattttgtctgggattggtttcagtttgagaagggagcttaccttgggattcaattCTTCTAACGGATGTGTCCAATCCGTCCAGACGCTGAGTGATGGTCTGTAAAGTACTTACGAAGGACTCCAttatcttttcaaggtgctagTCTGatcttgaaggtgctggttgaccTTGGTCTCTTTGGTAGTTTTGGTAATTCTGAGTATTGTTGGactttccatagctgaaattgggatggtctctccaactaggattgtatgtattagaatatggatcatgtctaggctggttgttgtaccttccaatagcattgacttggtgatggtcttcttggaatgtgggacattgatcagttgggtggcctTCATAGgcacagatcccacatggcctaggtggtggAATTgcttgagcttgttgagcttggcTAAGGACAatcttttccacaagagaagTCAGTTTTGAAACCTGATATTCAAAAgcggatgtacttacctcatagaCTCctctttgcttttcttctccatattgcctagatgaggctgcaagagtggagatTAGTTCTTTCATCTCTCTTGGTGTTTTgcctgcaatggatcctccacaagctacgtCAATATATCTCCTTTCGGAAGGGGTTAattctccatagaagaattgcaTAAGTgacctgtctgacatatcatgttgtggacaacctgtgcaaagtctttcaaacctttcccaataatcatataagtcttcagttggtttttgttttatgctagtgatttctcttattatgccaattgatttagatgggggaaagtatttgtccaaaaaggtttggaccatatcagcccatgaaGTTATAGAtctaggtggcaaataaaataaccaatctttagcatagtcatctaatgaaaaagggaaagatcttaatttaacatgatcttcagaaacaCCTTGAGGtgtcatagatgaacagacaatgttgaattctttcaagtgcttgtgtggattttcattttacaaacctctaaatttagggtgatgatgaatcaaacctgattttaGTTCAAAGGCAACTGTTAGAGGCGGGTAggcgatgcaaagtggtgcatgATCACCTACGGGtattgctaactccctcatggttctttctctttattCTTGGGGCCTaactgctggattttcttgaactattTGGTCTTgaacagcatgtccattatgggcaggagctagtgcttgaggttctgccattggtgcagctTGTTGGTAAAATTCGGTTGCTTCAGATGAAGCTTCTGCGGCTTGCTTTCtaagtcttctgagagtgcgttcaatttctggatcaaagggcagtgtgcccctgcgttcagatctggtcatgaaaagaaaattaaacaagtaaaatcaattcccgggcaacggcgccaatttttgactcgcggttgtcgaagctggtcaaaaataacctttctggttatcaacaatttacaactgcaaatagtggtgaaaggatcgaatccacagagaattgaaaacttatttatttttctcaacaagaccaagagaattaactgaaataacaataaacaaaaaatgagataaaaactgaaagtgggatcaaatgagataaactgaaaattgggataaaaaactgtcaacaaaataataggggggtttgagattgattgtagtaaactaaaATTGAGAATAATAAAGGAAAGcaagtaataaaataaagagcaatcaataatgagaaagttctagttgaagtattggatccactttagttgttgggattgatcacagacactttgttcttttgggttgattcaatagattagtttatggagatggaagacgcttctcaccaccattatctctccttatgattaaattaattagggaacgtcctctgattaattactaattaacaaattgccaaggaacgtccttgggccttaggcatcaaaacaattgccaattgcattaagaaatagagagatccaatcctaactacccaaacgtatggagataacgctagatcatgcaatttccttgggttttatcccaagtgttctcatgtaagaataacccaagcaattacagacttaaattattcaaactaacaaataattattttgcaataaaaaatcaacgtagatctcaataacaaaataatatgaaaattaaatatgaaattgcatgaatattgaatttccaaaatttaaataatatttgatcaaATCTCACAACTCATTAACCAACTAAaatttcaaccaatattcaactagatgaaagaaattagccactcattggctaaattaaaaacataaaataaatacaagggaaaagaaataaaaaccgAAGGAATTCTTGTGCCGAGGCTGGAGGAAACTGCCGAATTGGAGAAAATTCTCTCCATCCCAATTGTTCGCTGAAGAGCTCTTTAAATAGGTGCAGAGGAGCGATGCTAAATTGGAAATTTTGGTCTACGTGTGAGAGCGTTGAAGCCGTCGGTGGGTCCTCGTGCGTGATTTGTCCACATGAAGTGCTGGTGAGCGTGGATGATGAAGGTGGGTCCACTTGGTCCATGTGAAGTGCTGCCCGTTGAGCTTGTGCATGAGTGTTGGTCCATCTGCGCGCTTGGCCCAAGGTGAAGGAGTGTGCGGGAGATGGGGCGTGAGTGTTGAGCGCCTGGTGGGGGCCACGGCGTGAAGGTTGAGGATTTATGCTTGGTCCATTCGCGTGAATTGATGGATTGGTGTGGGCCATGTGCAAGTGAAAGGTGCTGGAGTTGATGACGCGGGCCCAATGGCGTGAAGCGTGGGTGTGCACGGGCCGTGAATTCCCGTGTGCGTGAACGGTCCATGCGGAGGATGCGCGGGCCCATGTGCAATAATGGACTTGATCCACGTGAGAGAATGAGCTTGAATATTTAATTTCCAAAATATTTTGACTTGAATCTGGCTTGGCAGACTTGCTCTCTTttactccaaataaggcagttttagggggattttctccaaattgtccttttacactattttctgtaaaataatattaaaagcaataaattaagcagaaatcatgtaaatattcattaataatattaatataaaatggactaaattatgctctatcagtaagACAATGTAAATAGAAGTAAATCTAAATTGGACACAGTAATAGAGCATCCGGAATAGAGTGAATTGATTATActataactaattatgtactcaataaaattagttaagactagtgccaaatgaatcttaataagtatacctaaaactttataGGTGACACTTAAacttgaatttgtatgaaaatgcatccCTCTGATATGTTTTTTGATACTGTAAACAAGTATCACTattggactgattaagaccttattaaGCAGCTTGTAAATAAAAGTTCATAACTTATGCTAGGTGATCAGATTTGAATGAattataccttgttggaaagataagatataaatatacatattttatgaagaaactgaagttaAATTGTAGTTTTAAACTACTTGAAAAGTTGATGCAATAAATAGCAGAATGCAGTTCTCTTGAATTGGAATGCATAAAAATTGACATGCTTGCTTAATCTGTAAGAATTATGCACATGCTTGCTTATCATACTTGATTTTCGCACGTACTTGCTTATCATACTTGATTTTCGCACGTACTTGCTTATCATACTTGATTTTCGCACGTACTTGCTTATCATACTTGATTTTCGCACGTACTTGCTTGATAATAAAACTTATTTGTGCATGATAATTTGAGTAAAACTTGCCATTCTTTACTTGTTAGTGGTATGAAATGTAAGAAGTGAATTGACTTGATGCAATATTAGAATTCTAAGTCGACAAAGTTTTGTATTATTTGTCATGAGTttctctgtaacagcccgaaaaccgatacccctctgtaacggcccaaactgctcggcgctaggatccagatcggcttaaggccgccgggacccgtagcaagccaaacatacctcctatcacttggtcaaatcccatacatgatcaaaactttaacataaaaactgaaacatctgatgtataaaccgagcttgacctgtatgcaacataactggaaacataaagaacccccttactagagccctcaaaactctagctgggtcaacataacatacatcaagctgggatcacatccaaagaactagaacctaacctgtacatgcatcaaaccacaaacatgagacctccactagggtccccatcaaacactagcgtggtaaacaacacatgccacaagtttagctcaaacacaactcaaacataaaaccataacatacatcatgtaataaaaagggactaaccaagtcttagggccaagcacagtactaatccataaacataactctactatactttacattacataacatttcattgtcttacaatccattatctcagtttacattacatcatgtccacactaacactaatctaatacaaaagcaaagccttaactcttgagacttcccgatcttcctcaaacctgcaacactggggttaggggagaggggtgagctaaaaagcccagtgagtagaaataaggaaaacagttcattaattacatgctttcatgaaatgcgtcatagcacaaacaaatcatatcacggattggacccaaccccaaaacatcccttccagtctcagtatgcccggcccagccgggtctcacaaccttcgtatgcctggtccggccaggtcttacaacaactggatatgtatgcctggcccggccaggtctcacaacatctctaaggctagtggggtcgtccttggtctaatctccatcaacagtaaataatgcaatgcttcatattcgtgtaactagtgcaatcaacctattacatataaacatgatgcatgagcatgctttaggcatttggtttcataaaataaagattaagtttagttctactcacctctggcagacgctgaactgactctgcaactgctaacactgatggcctcctcgatccctcgggtccgatcctacacaggtggactcgaatgaggtgccaacacactctaaacaactcataaacaactccccaaaaaccctctaaaacatcacttaaacatgcatagaaaacaaccttgaaaaggctggacagggcactttcggcggcacctttggcggccgaaccctccctccagagacgaaactcgggcactttcggcggcaccttcggcggccgaaagtcccactccagagacgaaagtcaggcactttcggccgccgaatcctcccttcggcggccgaaagtctgctttcaagccaaaactcaactttcgggggcaaggttaggcggccaaaccatgcatccaaggcaggttcggcggccgaagccactttcggcggccgaacctgagttcttcccagaagggcagaactcagcttctcatgcattcaagcctcccaaaccttccaaacaccccaaaacaagcacccaacttaaccaaaacatgcatacacccttaaccatacacaaaggagcttaacaacttgattaaactccaaaaacaacatcaaaagcatacatagacagtttatgacccacataggccaaaaccatcaaaacaacccaaatcttcacatactctctccccatcatgcatacttactcccacatgcataacctagcctaaaccttcaacatagcatcatataaacatacatgagcatcacataacatacattgggcataaaacccacataaacctaaacatgcatatctacccatactcaaccattaaaacctcttaaaacttcattaaaacataaaggaaagcaaggatctacacttacctcttgaagatcgaggggtggtgcgatccctaactcggaggtgtggaggatccaaactccaaaagcctccaagctcccaaaacttctatttaagcttcaaatcttcaaaacaatggtggaactcatgaaaaacttgagggatgggtagagaaaacatgaaaatgaccagaagagggcaaaaactcacctgagctcaagaatggggagaaactcgcccatttccgatctgagggctctttataggtggcctggtcgaagaccttcggcggcctaacgtgccccctaaactcatgcaggtttggcggccgaacttgactttcggcggccgaaccttggctcgttcaaacaagactttcggaggccaaaagcactcccgaagccttcccatgttcggcggccaaacttcactttcggcggccgaacctggcaaacgcctccttggtcttttcttttcaaaactcaattcttttccatttaaaaccatgaaatcagtaaaaacattttagaaaacaccttttacccctctagaagcctctagcATCTTcggaattccagattccaatggagatcccgccggaaggtagggattccgatgccggaatctggccgggtattacattcttcccccgtttaagaacattcgtccccgaatgttccacaaacaaacaggcattctgaaaacataacattaatcatacgtaaacaagcaagcaaaacctaaaacctctctccaaagagagacacaggtactgctggagtataaactcccggTCTTTCAAACATatcttagcaatacccaaccttctcctgaactccacaagcttccgctgcgctactctgatcctttctcttctctcttcatctttactaactgacTTCTTCTCACAGCTagcccaaaactaactctaactctcacaggtagtacccgaatttcagatctatcttggaaaacaaccagctcctactagctgtcccaatagatcatctatcctgcatgggaatacctgcccttggtagtgaccttggtcaactgtttacagtcgttacaaagtctcaaggatctatccttcgtttcccacaacaacactggagcaatccagggtgaggtactaggtcggataaaacccttgtctaccaagcctCGCCACCATTCCTACAACTCTCAActacaggtgccatcctatagggaaggatagaaatggttctgcgtccagacaccacttctataccaaactctaactccctgacagatggtaaacctgacaactcgcctgggaaaacaactaagaactctctctctaacaactggcactgaggctggttcccggacctgactgctaacctctcaaacaagagctagaaccctccgACAActcctcctacgcaccctacgaacctgacaggctgacatcaaacctctaggcatcacTACTGTGTTTCCCTCAGAAgaaaacctctgacccatcctatcctgtgaacctgactaccttgtctctactgtaacagcccggcccttttcgcacggcactgttaccactcacggcccagggctatccctcgcctggcctcttgccacctcgggctttccactggcgtcgtgagcagctcttaacatcccttcaccctcacgggttccgggcaggatttgtccctcgggggagccattacggcccgccctagcccgagtggatttggcctaattccttcctctgggaattaggtcgcctcccccactgctcgaacccttgacctcccactttaagggaatagtctggtgagagtgagtaccaattgttccaaattggaacaactggtactcactctcaccagactatttccttaaagtgggaggtcaagggttcgagcagtgggggaggcgacctaattcccagaggaaggaattgggccaaatccactcgggctagggcgggccgtaatggctcccccgagggacaaatcctgcccggaacccgtgagggtgaagggatgttaagagctgctcacgacgccagtggaaagcccgaggtggcaagaggccaggcgagggatagccctgggccgtgagtggta
Protein-coding sequences here:
- the LOC122722194 gene encoding uncharacterized protein LOC122722194; translated protein: MRELAIPVGDHAPLCIAYPPLTVAFELKSENSVKGQFGENPPKTVLFGVKESKSAKPDSSQNILEIKYSSSFSHVDQVHSCTWAGASSVWTVHAHGNSWPVHTHASRHWARVINSSTFHLHMAHTNPSIHANGPSTNPQPSRRGPHQALNTHAPAPAHSFTLGQVRKWTNTHAQAQRAALHMDQMDPPSSSMLTSTSCGQITHEDPPTASTLSHVDQNFQFSIAPLHLFKELFSEQLGQREFSPIRQFPPASAQEFLRFGHHKEKGDELFSFMLNHVFHV